The Mixophyes fleayi isolate aMixFle1 chromosome 1, aMixFle1.hap1, whole genome shotgun sequence genome includes a region encoding these proteins:
- the ANKRD50 gene encoding ankyrin repeat domain-containing protein 50 isoform X2 yields the protein MLNQLHIKSSGCFLYLERVLDGVVENFIMLREIRDIPGTLNGLYLWLCQRLFVRKQFAKVQPILNAILAACRPLTTIELFHAVWTKNMSLTMEEFQRKLDVLSKVLVDGLGNTKILFHYSFAEWLLDVKHCTQKYLCNAAEGHRMLAMSYTCRAKELTPAEVQEFGLHLIHSNLQITNSELALWMIWNGTCVKDSLCTVIPKEQEVLQLLVKAGAHVDSEDDRTCCIVRQALEREDSIRTLLDNGASVNQCDSNGRTLLANAAYSGNLDVVNLLVSRGSNLELEDTNGQTALTLAARQGHVKVVNCLIGCGTNINHCDHDGWTALRSAAWGGHTEVVSALLYAGAKVDCADADSRTALRAAAWGGHEDIVLNLLQHGAEVNKADNEGRTALIAAAYMGHREIVEHLLNHGAEVNHEDVDGRTALSVAALCVPASKGHASVVSLLIERGAEVDHSDKDGMTPLLVAAYEGHVDVVDLLLEGGADVDHTDNNGRTPLLAAASMGHASVVNTLLFWGAAVDSIDSEGRTVLSISSAQGNVEVVRTLLDRGLDENHRDDAGWTPLHMAAFEGHRLICEALIEQGARTNEIDNDGRIPLVLAAQEGHYDCVQIVLENKSAVDQKGYDGRNALRVASLEGHRDIVELLFTNGADINSKDADGRPTLYILSLENQLTMAEYFLENGANVEASDAEGRTALHVSCWQGHLEMVQSLISYRAVVNASDNEKRSALQSAAWQGHVKVVQLLIENGALVDHTCNQGATALCIAAQEGHSDVVQVLLEHGADPNHADQFGRTAMRVAAKNGHSQIIKLLEKYGASTLNGCSPSPVHTMEQKALNPLSTKVQSLTIKSNSSSSTGGGDVHPTMRGLCNGPSHAFSSPSESPDSTVDRHKSSLSNNSLKSSKNSSIRTTSSTATAQTVPIDSFHCLSFTEQIQQHSLPRSRSRQSVVSPSSTTRSVGQNNSPISEFEWSQVKPSLKSTKTNKSGKGENSNKSSSVTKKTKQSSCSQSKVLEYEMTQFDKRVHAPSSVTGVNVPLQQIPADTSKIQIPSVQQEVGRSQQQFLIQQQSAEQKKRNGIMTNPNYHLQGNQVFLGRVSVPRSVQGRGHQEVLDGYPSTETELGLKQSLKLQIEGTDPSFNYKKETPL from the coding sequence ATGTTAAACCAACTGCACATTAAAAGCAGCGGATGCTTTCTTTACTTGGAACGTGTATTAGATGGCGTAGTAGAGAATTTCATCATGCTACGTGAAATACGAGATATCCCTGGAACTTTGAATGGTTTATACCTCTGGCTATGTCAGAGGCTGTTTGTAAGAAAACAGTTTGCAAAGGTGCAACCAATTTTAAATGCTATTCTGGCAGCTTGCAGGCCGCTTACAACTATTGAACTGTTCCATGCAGTTTGGACCAAAAACATGTCATTAACAATGGAAGAATTTCAGCGGAAGTTGGATGTTTTATCAAAAGTCCTGGTTGATGGGTTAGGGAATACCAAAATCTTATTCCATTACAGTTTTGCAGAATGGTTGCTTGATGTAAAGCACTGTACTCAGAAATACTTGTGCAATGCAGCAGAGGGACATCGAATGCTTGCTATGAGTTATACATGTCGAGCAAAAGAACTGACACCAGCAGAGGTTCAGGAGTTTGGATTACATCTAATACATTCAAACTTGCAGATAACAAACTCAGAATTGGCTTTGTGGATGATCTGGAATGGAACATGTGTAAAAGATTCCTTGTGTACAGTAATACCAAAGGAACAAGAGGTGCTGCAGTTGCTAGTAAAGGCAGGAGCTCATGTTGACAGTGAAGATGATAGAACATGTTGCATTGTACGACAAGCCTTGGAAAGAGAAGATTCAATCCGCACACTTCTAGATAATGGAGCATCTGTAAATCAATGTGATTCAAATGGAAGAACACTGTTGGCCAATGCTGCTTACAGTGGTAATCTTGATGTGGTCAACTTGCTTGTTTCAAGAGGATCTAATCTTGAATTAGAAGATACCAACGGACAAACAGCACTTACTTTAGCAGCCCGCCAAGGGCATGTGAAGGTTGTCAATTGTTTAATTGGATGTGGCACAAATATAAACCATTGCGATCATGATGGATGGACGGCACTAAGATCTGCTGCATGGGGTGGGCACACTGAAGTTGTTTCTGCACTTTTATATGCTGGGGCCAAAGTCGATTGTGCAGACGCAGATAGTCGAACAGCGTTAAGAGCAGCAGCATGGGGAGGACATGAAGATATAGTACTGAATTTGCTACAGCATGGGGCAGAAGTTAATAAAGCTGATAATGAAGGTAGAACTGCTTTGATTGCAGCAGCATACATGGGACACAGAGAAATTGTAGAACATCTTTTAAATCATGGTGCAGAAGTCAACCACGAAGATGTGGATGGGCGAACAGCTTTATCAGTAGCCGCACTCTGTGTTCCTGCAAGTAAGGGACATGCATCTGTAGTCAGTCTCCTGATTGAGCGAGGAGCAGAAGTAGATCACAGTGATAAAGATGGAATGACCCCACTACTTGTTGCTGCTTATGAAGGACATGTTGATGTTGTTGATTTGCTCCTTGAAGGTGGTGCCGATGTTGATCACACTGATAATAATGGTCGTACACCCCTCCTTGCTGCAGCTTCTATGGGACACGCATCTGTTGTTAACACATTACTTTTTTGGGGTGCTGCAGTAGATAGTATTGATAGTGAAGGTCGAACTGTTCTTAGTATTTCTTCAGCTCAAGGAAATGTTGAAGTGGTAAGGACACTTCTGGACAGAGGTCTAGATGAAAACCACAGAGATGATGCTGGATGGACTCCACTGCATATGGCTGCTTTTGAGGGTCACCGATTAATATGTGAAGCGTTGATTGAACAAGGCGCTCGAACAAATGAAATTGATAATGATGGCCGAATTCCTTTAGTGTTGGCTGCACAAGAAGGACATTATGACTGTGTACAAATTGTTTTGGAAAATAAATCTGCAGTTGATCAAAAGGGATATGATGGTCGGAATGCATTGCGTGTTGCCTCTCTGGAAGGGCATAGAGACATAGTTGAGTTACTTTTCACTAATGGTGCAGACATCAATTCCAAAGATGCTGATGGAAGACCAACACTTTATATATTAAGCCTGGAAAATCAGTTAACAATGGCTGAATATTTTTTAGAGAATGGAGCAAATGTAGAAGCTAGTGATGCTGAAGGCAGAACAGCTCTCCATGTTTCCTGCTGGCAGGGACATTTAGAGATGGTTCAGTCCCTCATATCCTATCGGGCCGTTGTCAACGCATCTGACAATGAAAAACGTTCTGCCTTACAGTCTGCTGCCTGGCAAGGGCATGTGAAAGTGGTTCAACTTTTAATTGAGAATGGTGCTCTTGTTGATCATACATGTAACCAAGGGGCGACTGCGCTTTGTATTGCAGCCCAGGAAGGACACAGCGATGTTGTCCAAGTATTGTTAGAACATGGTGCAGACCCAAATCATGCAGATCAATTTGGAAGAACAGCTATGCGTGTTGCAGCAAAAAATGGACATTCTCAAATAATTAAATTGCTTGAAAAATATGGAGCCTCAACACTAAATGGATGCAGTCCTTCTCCTGTTCACACAATGGAGCAAAAAGCCTTAAATCCTTTATCTACTAAAGTACAATCTTTAACAATTAAATCAAACAGCTCATCCAGCACAGGAGGTGGTGATGTGCATCCTACAATGCGTGGCTTATGCAATGGCCCTTCTCATGCTTTTAGTTCTCCATCAGAATCTCCAGATTCTACTGTAGACAGACACAAGTCATCACTGTCAAATAATTCCCTCAAGAGTTCTAAAAATTCTTCAATTCGTACGACCTCATCTACAGCAACCGCTCAAACTGTGCCTATTGATAGTTTCCATTGCCTTTCTTTTACAGAGCAAATTCAACAACATTCACTTCCACGCAGTAGAAGTAGACAGTCAGTAGTCTCTCCTTCTTCAACAACTCGATCTGTAGGACAAAATAATTCACCCATAAGCGAATTTGAATGGAGCCAAGtcaagcctagtttaaaatcaacaaaaacaaacaaaagtggtAAAGGAGAAAACTCAAACAAATCTAGTTCTGTAACAAAGAAAACAAAGCAAAGTAGCTGTTCCCAGTCTAAGGTTTTAGAATATGAAATGACTCAGTTTGACAAAAGAGTGCATGCTCCAAGTTCTGTAACTGGAGTGAATGTACCATTACAGCAAATCCCTGCAGACACTTCAAAAATCCAAATTCCTTCAGTGCAGCAGGAAGTCGGGCGATCTCAACAGCAATTTCTTATTCAACAACAAAGTGCAGAACAAAAGAAAAGGAATGGGATAATGACCAATCCCAATTATCACCTTCAAGGAAATCAGGTTTTTCTTGGTAGAGTCTCTGTGCCACGTTCAGTACAAGGTCGAGGACATCAGGAAGTTTTGGATGGATACCCTTCAACGGAAACTGAGTTAGGCCTTAAACAGTCACTTAAGCTTCAAATTGAAGGAACTGACCCTAGCTTTAATTACAAAAAGGAAACGCCACTTTAA